CCAGCACGCCTCCTGGCAGCGTTCCAGAGAGGAGATGAGTAGTCGCCGCTCGCGAGTCTGCATCAGGGGCTACGAAAGGTTGGGCCGGATCACTTGTACTCATGGTAGTTTCCGACTTCGACGTTCTCGAGTGCTGCGATCGCATCGTCGGTCAAAACAGAAGCCGCGCAATAGAGAGAAATCAGATAGGAGGCACGCCCGCGGTTGTCGATTCCTGTAAAACGCACAGAAAGACCAGGGCTCTGCTCTCCCGTCAGACCAGGCTGAAAGAGACCAATGACGCCTTGCTTACGCTCACCCACGCGGATCAGGAGGATCTTCGACTTTGGCACCTTCCCAGTAACGTGTATCTTGTCAGTCGGAATCAGAGGAATACCACGCCACGTAAGGAATGGGCTGCCGAAGAGAGTTACACTGGGCGGTGGAACGCCGCGCCGCGTGCATTCACGGCCGAAGGCTGCAATGGTGCGCGGATGCGCAAGGAAGAAGGACGGTTCTTTCCACACCTTCGTCAACAGCTCATCCAGATCGTCCGGCGTAGGAGAGCCTTTCCGGGTCGAGATCTTCTGAGAATCGGGCACGTTATTAATCAGCCCATAGTCAGCATTGTTCAGGAGTTCATTCTCCTGCCGCTCCTTCACGCCTTCAATAGTGACTCGCAACTGCTCACGGACCTGATCGTAAGGATTACTGAAGAGGTCGCCGATACGTGTTTGGACGTTAATCAGAGCATTGATGCTGCTCAGACGGTACTCGCGCGGCGCGGTTTCGTATTCAGCATAAGTCTCAGGGATCTCCGACTCATCCACATGGCCGCAAAGCACTTCGATTGGCTTTTCCTCGACGACGCGGTTC
The nucleotide sequence above comes from Tunturibacter empetritectus. Encoded proteins:
- a CDS encoding family 2A encapsulin nanocompartment shell protein; this translates as MDWKPLEAGIFRRNRVVEEKPIEVLCGHVDESEIPETYAEYETAPREYRLSSINALINVQTRIGDLFSNPYDQVREQLRVTIEGVKERQENELLNNADYGLINNVPDSQKISTRKGSPTPDDLDELLTKVWKEPSFFLAHPRTIAAFGRECTRRGVPPPSVTLFGSPFLTWRGIPLIPTDKIHVTGKVPKSKILLIRVGERKQGVIGLFQPGLTGEQSPGLSVRFTGIDNRGRASYLISLYCAASVLTDDAIAALENVEVGNYHEYK